The following proteins are co-located in the Nitrospira sp. genome:
- a CDS encoding tetratricopeptide repeat protein translates to MRAFRWAVLVMTAIVGCASQHKVEVRPLHAAAGTSAVVSQQLEQGNQLFAQQDWAGAQQVYLATIQADQTLAEAHYNLALTLERLGEKAEARKHYVAAANLAPGNKVIWDAPPLRKYDRELGLDRKSWMDANPK, encoded by the coding sequence ATGAGGGCGTTTCGATGGGCGGTGTTGGTCATGACGGCGATCGTCGGCTGTGCGAGTCAACACAAGGTGGAGGTGCGGCCGCTGCATGCGGCGGCGGGGACCAGCGCGGTGGTGAGTCAGCAATTGGAGCAGGGCAATCAGTTGTTTGCACAACAGGACTGGGCCGGTGCTCAACAGGTGTATCTGGCGACGATCCAGGCCGACCAGACGCTGGCAGAAGCTCACTACAATCTTGCGTTGACGCTGGAGCGATTGGGCGAGAAAGCGGAAGCCAGGAAACACTATGTCGCCGCGGCGAACCTGGCTCCAGGGAACAAGGTGATTTGGGATGCCCCGCCGCTTCGGAAATACGACCGCGAGCTCGGATTGGACAGAAAATCCTGGATGGATGCCAATCCCAAGTAG
- a CDS encoding prolipoprotein diacylglyceryl transferase produces the protein MPYPDIDPVFLRVGPLQFRWYGLMYLIGLTLAYFIIAARARAQKLPLNNDQVYDMIVYAAVGVFAGGRLGYVLFYNLSYYLENPLKIFAVWEGGMSFHGGLIGTIVALILFARRQGMTVLTIADLAAGVTPVGLGLGRIGNFINGELYGRPTDADWCMVFPAGGMACRHPSQLYEAFLEGLLLFTVLWLITRRLPPSGTVFGAFLMGYGICRIVVEFFREPDAQIGFIVGTISMGQMLSIPMIVAGAVILAIAAQRKRPLQPDSGTAAPL, from the coding sequence ATCCCCTATCCCGATATCGACCCGGTCTTCTTGCGCGTAGGGCCGCTTCAGTTCCGGTGGTACGGCCTGATGTATCTCATCGGCCTCACGCTGGCGTACTTCATCATCGCGGCCCGAGCCAGGGCGCAGAAGCTGCCGCTGAACAACGATCAGGTCTACGACATGATCGTCTACGCAGCAGTCGGCGTGTTTGCCGGCGGCCGGTTGGGGTATGTCCTGTTTTATAACCTGTCTTACTACCTGGAGAATCCGCTCAAGATTTTTGCCGTCTGGGAAGGCGGCATGTCGTTTCATGGCGGGCTGATCGGCACCATTGTGGCGTTGATACTGTTTGCCAGGCGGCAAGGTATGACGGTTCTGACCATTGCCGACCTCGCCGCCGGTGTGACCCCGGTGGGTCTCGGACTGGGGCGAATTGGTAACTTTATTAACGGCGAACTCTACGGCCGCCCCACAGATGCGGACTGGTGCATGGTGTTCCCGGCCGGCGGTATGGCCTGCCGCCACCCGTCACAGCTCTATGAAGCGTTCCTGGAAGGGCTCCTGCTCTTTACCGTACTCTGGCTGATCACCCGCCGCCTGCCGCCATCGGGCACCGTCTTCGGCGCCTTCCTAATGGGCTATGGGATCTGCCGGATTGTCGTGGAGTTCTTTCGCGAGCCGGATGCGCAGATCGGATTCATCGTCGGGACGATTTCGATGGGACAGATGCTCAGCATTCCCATGATCGTGGCGGGAGCGGTGATCCTGGCGATCGCGGCCCAACGGAAACGTCCGCTTCAGCCGGACTCAGGTACAGCCGCCCCGCTCTGA
- a CDS encoding PilZ domain-containing protein: MKQRYTKREPVQSTCILSCEGMMGQGQLVNLSVPGCLLKTSMKLKVGQYVDLRLSFPTSATALQVKLAAVRWVKNGQVGLEFIRMSETDQTRLRFLAGYIEKRTPQQAWSERVVCMGTTAG, from the coding sequence GTGAAACAGCGATACACCAAGCGCGAACCGGTCCAGAGCACTTGCATCCTCTCCTGTGAAGGTATGATGGGACAGGGACAGCTGGTGAATCTCTCCGTGCCGGGTTGCCTGCTGAAAACCAGCATGAAACTCAAGGTGGGGCAGTATGTGGACCTGCGCCTATCCTTCCCGACTAGTGCGACGGCCCTGCAGGTCAAATTGGCGGCTGTTCGATGGGTAAAGAACGGACAGGTCGGGCTCGAATTTATCCGGATGTCTGAGACCGACCAAACCCGGCTCCGCTTTCTCGCCGGCTATATCGAGAAACGGACGCCTCAACAGGCTTGGAGTGAGAGGGTTGTCTGCATGGGCACCACCGCGGGATAG
- a CDS encoding YtxH domain-containing protein, translating into MSTKGREAAKIAAIIGGGAVVGAALGLLLAPKTGAETRRDVARYAKRAQVQATRFSRSVKSGVSTMVERSKALVKRDDHKEAA; encoded by the coding sequence ATGTCTACCAAGGGGCGTGAAGCAGCGAAGATTGCAGCCATCATCGGAGGGGGCGCAGTTGTGGGGGCGGCGCTGGGATTACTTCTGGCTCCGAAGACCGGGGCGGAAACGAGGCGGGATGTTGCGCGGTATGCCAAGCGGGCGCAGGTTCAGGCTACCCGTTTCAGCCGTTCTGTGAAGAGCGGTGTTTCCACCATGGTGGAACGCAGCAAGGCATTGGTGAAAAGAGACGATCACAAAGAGGCCGCCTAA
- a CDS encoding UvrD-helicase domain-containing protein, with translation MTEPTQIPDQAAREAAATTFDRNVVVIAGAGTGKTTLLVNRLLYLLMRRTDPLDLSRIVALTFTNKAATEMKLRLRERLRSLVNVEGRDNPAAGSGTVSIADLRMRYGWTTDEIVARADAALRDVEKAQIGTLHSFAAHLLRLYPIEAGVTPTFQTDEDGSRFEEHFTNEWELWLDGELGAAGSDHGRWRILLDTFSLDELRELAYSLHSDLIDLNGLMQQVGETGLNPGLRDWFSLRKAQAERLLARYDRPKRRKIELMLAAVAELFALLLAEGLGALRSFPRESQELLAKDLGAAPTGWEEDDYEAVESLQRIAKRLLRVDHELLQHLLALLSPFVQSVRKSFLDSGWLTFDGLVGKARTLLRDHPPIREQLKRDYRALLVDEFQDTDPVQYEIVLYLAERPGTQAGSWRETELESGKLFIVGDPKQSIYAFRRADIEAFDHVVDRLEGSGALRCELATNFRSHAQVLDLVNGVFNRLLVAQPAIQPPNVPLTVQPNRSSQFRNPGVELRLVASEGDGDLDSAAATRVEAEQIALMVSGLLRPAGQGGEARGPESGLRPGHIALLFRKLTQAEHYLEALRRHGIAYIIDGEKHFYRRQEVIDLVNMLRCVDNPHDRIALVGLLRSAVGGLPDDALVGLQERQALDYREVARLTDWSSPHAEPLRRLYGALARLHEQACCSPLPEVLDLIFAQLPVLELAAASLHGEQAVANLFKVRQMAAELADRPNLTLNGFVSLMLERLREQPEEAESALSEDTLEAVRVLTIHKAKGLEFPLVILAGLHHGDGAGRGSARPLIWHDWSTGVQGLDLGDRCSLGAVLVAEKARTREQAERRRLFYVGMTRARECLVLSGALPRRRVRGALLELLEEAAGAELGLAEQQDIPVGAVGLRQIVLQGDDRPPARQRERPVALEGAVMDRAFSERWMQRDRNWQAQRSEPLLVSPSDFIQKPAPASEREPGQVRRVTPGKTVGTIAHRLLQYWDFTADVASQVALIDHTSLALDEPDTGMQEAVIEEVRDLLRTFAQSAAYDRLRRATVIGREVPFLVPWNDGRQIMEGVIDLLYRIDGALWIADYKTDMIPPDQVAARAELYREQARLYRVAVEQSLGEPVAGFEFIFLRHGVTVTV, from the coding sequence GTGACTGAACCGACGCAAATTCCGGATCAGGCGGCCAGGGAAGCAGCCGCCACGACGTTCGATCGGAATGTCGTCGTGATCGCCGGGGCGGGAACCGGGAAAACCACACTGCTGGTGAACCGGTTATTGTACCTACTCATGCGCCGGACCGATCCGTTGGATCTGTCGCGCATCGTGGCCCTGACCTTCACCAACAAAGCCGCCACTGAGATGAAACTCCGTTTACGGGAGCGCCTTCGCTCGTTGGTGAACGTGGAAGGTCGCGACAATCCTGCGGCCGGTAGTGGCACGGTTTCGATCGCCGACCTGCGCATGCGGTATGGCTGGACGACCGATGAGATCGTGGCCCGGGCCGATGCCGCACTCCGTGACGTCGAGAAAGCGCAGATCGGAACGCTGCATAGTTTTGCCGCGCATCTCTTGCGCCTGTACCCGATTGAAGCCGGAGTCACACCGACGTTTCAAACGGACGAAGACGGTTCACGGTTTGAGGAACATTTTACCAATGAGTGGGAGTTGTGGCTGGATGGTGAGCTGGGGGCGGCGGGGAGTGATCACGGTCGCTGGCGGATACTCCTGGATACGTTCAGCCTGGACGAACTACGCGAGTTGGCCTACAGCCTCCACAGTGACTTGATTGATTTGAATGGGCTGATGCAACAGGTGGGCGAGACCGGCCTGAATCCGGGATTGCGTGACTGGTTCTCCCTCCGTAAGGCGCAGGCGGAACGTCTGCTCGCACGATATGACCGCCCGAAGCGACGCAAAATCGAACTGATGCTCGCCGCGGTCGCGGAACTGTTCGCCCTCCTGCTTGCCGAGGGGTTGGGCGCGCTGCGGTCTTTCCCACGCGAGTCGCAGGAATTGTTGGCCAAAGATCTCGGCGCCGCCCCGACCGGTTGGGAGGAAGACGACTATGAGGCGGTGGAGTCATTGCAGCGGATCGCCAAACGGTTGCTCAGGGTCGATCATGAACTCCTGCAGCATCTGCTGGCCCTGCTCTCGCCTTTCGTGCAGTCAGTGCGGAAGTCGTTCCTGGATTCCGGCTGGCTTACCTTCGACGGCTTGGTCGGTAAGGCCCGGACCCTGCTTCGCGATCATCCGCCCATACGTGAGCAGTTGAAACGGGACTATCGCGCGCTGTTGGTCGATGAATTTCAGGATACGGACCCCGTGCAGTACGAGATTGTGCTCTATCTGGCGGAGCGCCCCGGCACACAAGCCGGTTCATGGCGGGAGACGGAACTCGAATCGGGAAAACTGTTCATCGTCGGTGACCCGAAGCAATCGATTTATGCCTTCCGTCGGGCCGATATCGAAGCGTTCGATCACGTCGTCGATCGGCTGGAAGGCAGCGGGGCGTTGCGCTGCGAACTGGCCACGAACTTTCGCAGCCATGCGCAGGTGCTCGATCTAGTCAACGGCGTATTCAACCGGCTTCTGGTGGCGCAACCTGCCATTCAGCCGCCGAACGTTCCGCTGACGGTGCAGCCCAATCGATCGAGTCAGTTCCGTAATCCCGGGGTGGAGCTCCGGTTGGTCGCATCGGAAGGCGACGGCGACTTGGATTCGGCAGCGGCCACGCGTGTGGAGGCGGAACAGATTGCACTGATGGTGTCGGGTTTGTTGCGGCCGGCCGGGCAAGGGGGCGAAGCGAGGGGACCGGAAAGCGGGCTTCGCCCCGGGCATATCGCGCTCCTCTTTCGAAAATTGACCCAGGCTGAGCACTATCTGGAAGCCCTCCGGCGGCATGGCATTGCCTACATCATCGATGGAGAGAAACATTTTTACCGCCGGCAGGAGGTGATCGACCTGGTCAACATGCTCCGGTGCGTCGACAATCCTCACGACCGCATTGCCCTGGTGGGGTTGCTCCGGTCGGCAGTGGGCGGGCTGCCTGATGACGCGCTGGTCGGCCTGCAGGAACGGCAGGCGCTGGATTACCGCGAAGTCGCTCGCCTGACAGACTGGAGCAGTCCGCATGCCGAGCCGCTTCGCCGGTTGTATGGCGCGTTGGCACGGCTGCATGAGCAGGCGTGCTGCTCTCCGTTGCCTGAGGTGCTGGACCTCATTTTTGCGCAGCTCCCTGTCCTCGAACTCGCAGCGGCATCCCTGCACGGAGAACAGGCCGTGGCCAATCTCTTCAAGGTTCGCCAGATGGCGGCCGAGCTGGCCGATCGTCCGAATCTCACGTTGAACGGCTTTGTCTCACTCATGCTGGAGCGGCTCAGGGAGCAACCGGAAGAAGCGGAGAGTGCGCTCTCCGAGGACACGCTGGAGGCGGTGCGCGTGCTCACGATCCATAAAGCCAAGGGCCTGGAGTTCCCGCTGGTGATTCTGGCCGGGTTACACCATGGCGACGGCGCGGGGCGAGGTTCTGCGCGACCGCTCATTTGGCATGACTGGTCGACGGGCGTGCAGGGGCTCGACTTGGGCGATCGCTGTAGCCTGGGTGCGGTGCTGGTGGCCGAGAAGGCGCGCACGCGTGAACAAGCGGAACGGCGTCGGCTGTTCTATGTCGGGATGACGCGCGCACGGGAGTGTCTGGTGTTGTCCGGAGCCCTGCCGCGGCGGCGGGTGCGGGGGGCGTTGTTGGAATTGTTGGAGGAAGCGGCCGGAGCGGAACTCGGCCTGGCCGAACAGCAGGACATTCCGGTCGGTGCTGTCGGATTGCGTCAGATCGTTCTGCAGGGCGATGATCGTCCGCCCGCCAGGCAGCGCGAACGTCCCGTCGCATTAGAAGGCGCGGTAATGGACCGGGCGTTCTCCGAACGTTGGATGCAGCGCGACCGGAACTGGCAGGCGCAGCGATCGGAACCCTTGCTGGTCTCTCCGTCGGACTTCATTCAGAAACCGGCACCGGCATCCGAGAGGGAACCAGGGCAGGTGAGACGGGTGACGCCGGGGAAGACCGTGGGGACCATCGCCCACCGGCTTCTACAATACTGGGATTTCACCGCTGATGTGGCGTCACAGGTAGCGTTGATCGACCACACTTCGCTGGCGCTTGATGAACCGGATACGGGGATGCAGGAGGCTGTGATCGAGGAGGTACGGGACCTGTTGCGAACCTTCGCCCAATCTGCGGCCTACGATCGACTGCGGCGGGCGACGGTGATCGGGCGTGAGGTGCCGTTTCTCGTGCCCTGGAACGACGGTCGCCAGATCATGGAAGGGGTCATCGATCTGCTCTACCGGATCGACGGCGCGCTCTGGATTGCCGATTATAAGACGGATATGATCCCGCCGGATCAGGTGGCGGCAAGGGCTGAGCTCTATCGGGAACAGGCGCGGTTGTATCGGGTGGCGGTCGAACAGTCGCTGGGCGAACCGGTGGCGGGTTTTGAGTTTATTTTCCTGCGACATGGAGTGACGGTCACGGTCTGA